GATCCCCCACCAGATTTTGCAGGCCTTGATGACAAATTCCTTGGTTTCCTTTTCATCCTCGGCCTTCGCGTCGGCCTCGAGGGTGGATTCGCCGGTGAGGATCTTACGCACCTCCTCGAGGCCGGCTAAGAGTCCTTCGCCGTAGCGGCCCTCCTTCATAGGGGGGATCATGCGGCGCTTTTGGATCAGTTTGCAGAGGCCGTCGGTCAGTTCGCCCTCGAGTCCGTAGCCGACTTCGAAGGTGATCTCGCGGTTGTCTTCGTTCGTGATCAGCAGGATCAGGAGGCCGCGGTCAGTCTCCTTCTTGCCGATGCCCCAGGTGTTGAAGAGTTCGTTGGCGAACTCGCGTGCGGAGCCGTACTTGTCGCCGTCGATAGCGGGCAGGACGACGACGGCGATCTCCACATCGAGCGAGTCGCGGAGATAGCCAATGCGTTGGTTCAGCGCGGCCTCGTCGGCGGCGTCGATGGAGTCGGCCGGGTCGGAGACGAAGCGTGTGTAGTCGATGAGTTGCATGTTGGGCACGTCTTCCACGCGGTAGGTGGTCTGTGCCGCGGCGCTCCATGTGGTCAGGGCTACCAGGAGCGCGATGAGTGAGTGATGTAATCTGTTCATGAGCTTTGAAAAATGAATGAGTTAAGAATATTCGAGTTCATAGGTAGGGGCGTCCGCAGACGCCCCCCGGCTGGGCCAAAGGCCCGAATGCGCGTACCCGGGAGTAGCCGACGGGTACGCGCATTTGGGTCACTTGTCGCTCTTCACGCCGCGGAGGATCTTCTCGTAGGCCTCGGCATTGTTGATGATGCGCAGGGCCTCGCGAAGACTCTCGTTGTCTTCGTTGATGATGCGGTAGTAGGCCGTCTCGTCGAAGAGGTCGCGGGCGATGAGCGCCTTGAGTTGGAGGGCGATCAGGGGGCGCGACTTGGCGTACTGCGCGGAGTCGAAGGCCACGGAGTCGGCCGTGGCGCGCGCGCAGAGGTCGGAGAGCAGCTCGTCGCCGACGGTGAACTGTTGGCTGAAGGACTTGAAGTCCGGGTAACGCTTGCGGAGCGCCTTGCGGTGCCCGTCGACGTAGCTGAGAACCGTGCGGTAAATATAGCCCAGGCCGACGAGCCGGCGGTGATAATCCGTGTAGCGCGAGGTGTCGAGCGGAATGAAACGGTCGGGCATGATGCCTCCGCCGCCGTAGACCGTCCGGTGGTTGACGAGCGTACGCGAGCGGAGCGAGTCGGGGAAGTGGATGCTGTCTGCGTTCATCAGTTCGCCGTGGTTGTAACGGTCGATGAGGTCGCGATTGTAGGCCGCTGCGTCGCCACCGGTGTAAGGCTTTTGGATGTTGCGTCCGCCGGGGGTGTAGTAGCGGGCGATGGTGAGGCGGATCATGGAGTTATCCGGCAGGGGGATGGGACGCTGCACGAGGCCCTTGCCGAAGGTGCGCCGACCGACGATCACGCCGCGATCCCAGTCCTGCACGGCGCCGGAGACGATCTCACTGGCCGAGGCCGACGATTCGTCGACGAGGATGACGAGGCGGCCGTCCTCGAAGTTGCCCGTGGCCGTGGCCGTGGCCTCCTCGCGCGGCGAGTTGCGGCCCTCGGTGTAGACGATCAGGCGACCGTTGCTGAGGAACTCGTCGGCCAGGTTGCAGGCCACATGCAGGTAGCCGCCGCCGTTACCCTGAAGGTCGAGCACGAGGTGCTTCATGCCCTCCTTACGAAGCCGGGTGAGGGCTTCGAGGAACTCCTCGTGCGAGGTGTTGGCGAAGCGGTTCAGGCGGATGTAGCCCGTGGTGGAGTCGGCCATGTAGGCGGCGTCGAGGCTGTGCACGGGGATCTTGCCGCGGATGATCTTGAACTCGATCAGCTTCGGGCTGCCTCCGCGTTGCACCTTGACGCGCACCTCGGTGCCCTTGGGCCCACGCAGACGACGCATGACGTCGGTCGTCTTCATCTTAACGCCCGCGATGACCGTGTCGTCGACCATGATAATCCGGTCGCCAGCCGCCAGCCCGACGCGCTCGGAGGGCCCGCCGGAGATGACCTGAACGACGTAGAGCGTATCCGTAAGCATATTGAACTGGATGCCGATGCCGTCAAACCCGCCTTGGAGCGGCTCGTTGAGGTCTTTCGTTTCCTCGGCGTCGGAGTAGGCCGAGTGGGGGTCGAGCTTGTCGAGCATGCCGCGGATGGCGTCCTCGACGAGTTTCTTCTTGTTGGGCTCGTCCACATAAAGATTCTCGATCGCATAGAGCGCGATGGAGAGTTTGCGTGCGTTCTCGTCCGGCCACTGTGGCTGCTGGGCGCGGACACGGCCCGTCATCAGCAGGCTGCCGATGAGGAGCAGGGGATATACGATTGTCTTTCTCATAATCTGTTTTGTTGAGGGGAGAGCACCTCTGGGTGTCTGCCCTTTCGATGTATTGTCAATAATCAAACCACCTGGTTTGATCCTTTCCGGGGGTCGGTTTGGGTTCAAACCACCTGGTTTGACCCTTTTCAGGGGTCGGTTTGGGTTCAAACCACCTGGTTTGACCCTTTTCAGGGGCCGGTTTGGGTTCAAACCACCTGGTTTGACCCTTTCCGGGGGTCGGTTTGGGTTCAAACCACCTGGTTTGGCCCTTTTCGGGGGTCGGTTTGGGTTCAAACCACCTGGTTTGGCCCGAATCAGGGGCGGGTTTTGCTTCAAACCAATGGTTTGGCCCGAATCGGGGGTCGGTTTTGCTTCAAACCAATGGTTTGGCCCAAATCGGGGGTCGGTTTTGCTTCAAACCAATGGTTTGGCCCGAATCAGGGGCCGGTTTTGCTTCAAACCAATGGTTTGGCCCAAATCAGGGGCCGGTTTTGCTTCAAACCAATGGTTGGACCCGAATCAGGAGGCGGGTTTTACGTCTGCGCCATGTCGCGGATCTCGGGGGGGATAAAGTCGGAGATGTCCTTGCCGAAGTGCAGCAGCTCGCGCACGATGGAGGAGCTGATGTGCGTGTGCTCCGGCTCGGTAAAGAGGATGAACGTCTCGATGCCGGCGAGCTTACGGTTGACGTCGGCGATGTTCTTTTCATACTCAAAGTCGTTGACCGTGCGGATGCCGCGCAGGATAAAGCGGGCGCCGACGGTGTGGGCAAAGTCGACGGTGAGCGTGTCGTAGGCGGCCACACGGACGCGTGGCTCGTCACGATAGAGGGTACGGATGAACTCCAACCGTTTCTCGATTGGGAAGTAGGTCCGTTTGTTCTCGTTCGTACCGATGGCCACGATGATCTCGTCTACCAACCCCAGGCCGCGGTCGACAAGCGAGCGGTGGCCGATGGTGAAGGGGTCGAAGGTGCCGGGG
The sequence above is drawn from the Tannerella serpentiformis genome and encodes:
- a CDS encoding TPM domain-containing protein, with protein sequence MNRLHHSLIALLVALTTWSAAAQTTYRVEDVPNMQLIDYTRFVSDPADSIDAADEAALNQRIGYLRDSLDVEIAVVVLPAIDGDKYGSAREFANELFNTWGIGKKETDRGLLILLITNEDNREITFEVGYGLEGELTDGLCKLIQKRRMIPPMKEGRYGEGLLAGLEEVRKILTGESTLEADAKAEDEKETKEFVIKACKIWWGIGAVVVILLLLIQLMEAQTSKSDAEIKETKHNCNLAVIGGGLIFCQFPLIPIYFLLKLLLWPLLRSRVKCKQCGAVGRFKLDGSPLKHKEKNGTRRTYYYVCRNCGYEKEEETFEKESSSSTIRDRDDDRKSRSWSSGSSSSSRGGSWGGGRSGGGGASSKF
- a CDS encoding S41 family peptidase; its protein translation is MTGRVRAQQPQWPDENARKLSIALYAIENLYVDEPNKKKLVEDAIRGMLDKLDPHSAYSDAEETKDLNEPLQGGFDGIGIQFNMLTDTLYVVQVISGGPSERVGLAAGDRIIMVDDTVIAGVKMKTTDVMRRLRGPKGTEVRVKVQRGGSPKLIEFKIIRGKIPVHSLDAAYMADSTTGYIRLNRFANTSHEEFLEALTRLRKEGMKHLVLDLQGNGGGYLHVACNLADEFLSNGRLIVYTEGRNSPREEATATATGNFEDGRLVILVDESSASASEIVSGAVQDWDRGVIVGRRTFGKGLVQRPIPLPDNSMIRLTIARYYTPGGRNIQKPYTGGDAAAYNRDLIDRYNHGELMNADSIHFPDSLRSRTLVNHRTVYGGGGIMPDRFIPLDTSRYTDYHRRLVGLGYIYRTVLSYVDGHRKALRKRYPDFKSFSQQFTVGDELLSDLCARATADSVAFDSAQYAKSRPLIALQLKALIARDLFDETAYYRIINEDNESLREALRIINNAEAYEKILRGVKSDK
- the coaD gene encoding pantetheine-phosphate adenylyltransferase is translated as MHRIAIFPGTFDPFTIGHRSLVDRGLGLVDEIIVAIGTNENKRTYFPIEKRLEFIRTLYRDEPRVRVAAYDTLTVDFAHTVGARFILRGIRTVNDFEYEKNIADVNRKLAGIETFILFTEPEHTHISSSIVRELLHFGKDISDFIPPEIRDMAQT